One genomic segment of Salinigranum rubrum includes these proteins:
- the aspS gene encoding aspartate--tRNA(Asn) ligase has translation MQDRTYTADAEPGDTVTVAGWVHEIRDLGGIAFLILRDTTGKIQVKFEKEEMDDDLVETGLGVHRESVIVVTGDVEEEPRAPTGVEVTPASVEVLAEADPQLPLDPSGKVDAELSTRLDNRTLDLRKEEVKAIFEIRAEILRSVREAFRSLGCTEINTPKIVATGTEGGTELFPITYFGREAFMNQSPQLFKQLMVGSGLERVFEIGPIFRAEEHNTPRHLNEATSIDFESAFADHTEAMDACEEVVRAAYEGVAENCQKELEALDLTDEFEVPPEEFPRLTYEEAIERINATGELDEQLVWGDDLPTEGEKALGEDVGSHYFITDWPAEIKPFYIKDHDDDEQLSTGFDMMHPRMELVSGGQREHRYDHLVEGFEQQGLDPEAFEYYTKMFKYGMPPHAGWGLGCERLVMTMLGLPNIREGVLFPRDRQRLSP, from the coding sequence ATGCAGGACCGAACCTACACGGCCGACGCCGAACCCGGCGACACGGTCACGGTCGCCGGCTGGGTCCACGAGATCAGGGACCTCGGTGGAATCGCGTTCCTCATCCTTCGAGACACCACTGGGAAGATTCAGGTCAAGTTCGAGAAGGAGGAGATGGACGACGACCTCGTCGAGACGGGGCTGGGCGTCCACCGCGAGAGCGTCATCGTCGTCACCGGCGACGTCGAGGAGGAACCGCGCGCGCCGACGGGCGTCGAAGTCACCCCCGCCTCCGTGGAGGTGCTCGCCGAGGCCGACCCGCAGCTACCGCTCGACCCCTCCGGGAAGGTCGACGCCGAACTCTCTACCAGACTCGACAACCGGACGCTCGACCTCCGAAAGGAGGAAGTGAAGGCCATCTTCGAGATCCGCGCCGAAATCCTTCGCTCCGTGCGCGAGGCGTTCCGCTCGCTTGGCTGCACCGAGATCAACACCCCGAAAATCGTCGCCACCGGTACCGAAGGCGGGACCGAACTCTTCCCCATCACGTACTTCGGCCGCGAGGCGTTCATGAACCAGTCGCCGCAGTTGTTCAAGCAGCTGATGGTCGGCTCCGGGCTGGAGCGGGTGTTCGAGATCGGACCCATCTTCCGCGCCGAGGAGCACAACACGCCCCGACATCTCAACGAGGCGACCTCCATCGACTTCGAGTCGGCGTTCGCCGACCACACCGAGGCGATGGACGCCTGTGAGGAAGTGGTGAGAGCCGCCTACGAGGGCGTCGCCGAGAACTGCCAGAAGGAGTTAGAGGCGCTCGACCTCACCGACGAGTTCGAGGTCCCTCCCGAAGAGTTCCCTCGGCTCACCTACGAGGAAGCCATCGAGCGCATCAACGCGACGGGCGAACTCGACGAGCAGTTGGTGTGGGGCGACGACCTGCCGACCGAGGGCGAGAAGGCACTGGGAGAAGACGTCGGTTCTCACTACTTCATCACCGACTGGCCCGCCGAGATCAAGCCGTTCTACATCAAGGACCACGACGACGACGAGCAGCTGTCGACGGGGTTCGACATGATGCACCCGCGGATGGAACTCGTCTCGGGCGGCCAGCGTGAACACCGCTACGACCACCTGGTGGAAGGCTTCGAACAGCAGGGTCTGGACCCCGAGGCGTTCGAGTACTACACGAAGATGTTCAAGTACGGCATGCCCCCGCACGCCGGCTGGGGTCTCGGCTGTGAGCGCCTCGTCATGACGATGCTCGGCCTGCCGAACATCCGCGAGGGCGTGTTGTTCCCACGTGATAGACAGCGGTTGAGCCCGTAG
- a CDS encoding DUF7522 family protein: protein MSRRAAPSTPGPTAQPPLPVDVTHSVHTPTEAETVSICRTAVGDALRSVIHFTRDDSELLYLRKDLYGDDRRRALEVKASLVERERVGFSSDERYEPHAAGAGSDPALGDYEFTVRVFTDGFVCRVIVGDHGLLLTAEDLDVDRVEEVAVALRGLLATAYG, encoded by the coding sequence ATGAGTCGACGTGCCGCACCGTCCACGCCCGGACCGACCGCCCAGCCACCGCTCCCCGTCGATGTCACCCACTCGGTCCACACGCCGACGGAGGCGGAAACCGTCTCCATCTGTCGAACCGCCGTCGGCGACGCGCTGCGGAGCGTCATCCACTTCACGCGCGACGACTCGGAACTGCTGTACCTTCGAAAGGACCTCTACGGCGACGACCGCCGCCGCGCGCTGGAGGTAAAAGCGAGCCTCGTCGAGCGCGAGCGCGTCGGCTTCTCCTCGGACGAACGGTACGAGCCCCACGCCGCGGGGGCCGGAAGCGACCCGGCGCTCGGCGACTACGAGTTCACCGTCCGCGTCTTCACCGACGGCTTCGTCTGTCGGGTCATCGTCGGCGACCACGGACTCCTCCTCACGGCGGAGGACCTCGACGTCGACCGGGTCGAGGAGGTCGCCGTCGCCCTCCGTGGACTGCTCGCGACGGCGTACGGGTGA
- a CDS encoding phosphoglycerol geranylgeranyltransferase — translation MTGPWESWDHILKVDPDKDLVGDETFADVCQTGTDAIEIGGTTGMTKHNMSAVIDACAEYGVPLYQEPSNPGVVIDSDALDGYLIPTVFNAGDVFWVTGAHKEWVRIADGLDWKRTHTEAYIVLNPESAVAEYTNADCDQSAEDVASYARVAERMFGQEIVYIEYSGTFGDTEKVAAARDALDDATLFYGGGIHDYDSAYEMGKNADTIVVGDLLHDEGCDAVRETVEGVKDAHAD, via the coding sequence ATGACCGGGCCGTGGGAATCGTGGGACCACATCCTGAAGGTGGACCCCGACAAGGACCTCGTCGGCGACGAGACGTTCGCGGACGTCTGCCAGACGGGGACGGACGCCATCGAAATCGGCGGAACGACCGGGATGACCAAACACAACATGAGCGCGGTGATCGACGCCTGCGCCGAGTACGGCGTCCCGCTCTACCAGGAACCGTCGAACCCGGGCGTCGTCATCGACTCCGACGCGCTCGACGGCTACCTCATCCCGACCGTCTTCAACGCGGGCGACGTCTTCTGGGTGACGGGCGCGCACAAGGAGTGGGTCCGCATCGCGGACGGCCTCGACTGGAAACGGACCCACACCGAGGCGTACATCGTCCTCAACCCCGAGTCGGCGGTCGCGGAGTACACCAACGCCGACTGCGACCAGTCCGCGGAGGACGTCGCCTCCTACGCGCGGGTGGCGGAGCGGATGTTCGGCCAGGAGATCGTCTACATCGAGTACTCGGGGACGTTCGGCGACACCGAGAAGGTCGCCGCCGCGCGGGACGCGCTCGACGACGCCACGCTGTTTTACGGCGGCGGTATCCACGACTACGACTCGGCGTACGAGATGGGAAAGAACGCCGACACCATCGTCGTCGGCGACCTGCTCCACGACGAGGGCTGCGACGCCGTGCGCGAGACCGTCGAGGGCGTGAAGGACGCACACGCGGACTGA
- a CDS encoding DNA topoisomerase I: MTSGPELIVTEKDNAARRIADILSGGTAETERMNGVNVYTWGGKRVVGLSGHVVGVDFPAEYSDWRDVEPVELIDASVEKRPTQENIVRALRRLARKAGSVVIATDYDREGELIGKEAYELVREVNEDVPVSRVRFSSITDREVTEAFANPDSLDFDLAAAGEARQIVDLMWGAALTRFLSLSARQLGEDFISVGRVQGPTLKLIVDREREIDAFDPEDYWELYADLTTAGGADEAEEKFEAQYFYIDDDGTEAERVWDQTQAETAHMALASAQSATVTDVRRRTRTDTPPAPFNTTQFIRAAGSIGYSAQRAMSIAEDLYTAGYITYPRTDNTVYPEDLDPRELLEAFSGSTFADDAESLLDQEEIEPTAGDEETTDHPPIHPTGELPSPSALSDDEWEVYELVVRRFFATVAPPATWEHLRVVAEVGGESLKANGKRLLEPGYHAVYPYYNSSENIVPDVEEGEELAVSNLRLEEKQTQPPRRYGQSRLIETMEQMGIGTKATRHDVIQKLYDRGYIESDPPRPTRLARAVVEASEEFADLIVSEEMTAQLEQDMAAIAEGKATLDDVTEESREYLRHVFEGLMENREALGDHLQKSMKADKTLGPCPECGDDLLVRKSRHGSYFVGCNGYPDCTYTLPLPSTGRPLILEETCEEHGLREVKMLAGRKTFVHGCPQCKADAAEEEEDLVIGACPECGESAASETPRDGDGDGETVDGEHGGELAIKRLRNGSRLVGCTRYPDCEYSLPLPRRGDVEVTDDRCEEHDLPELHIVYPDSDREPWELGCPICNYREYQARQNGSELETIEGIGEKTAEKLKMAEITDVESLKNADPDEIAARVDGVGAERVRQWQAKAD; the protein is encoded by the coding sequence ATGACCAGCGGCCCGGAGTTGATCGTCACTGAAAAGGACAACGCCGCGCGACGGATCGCGGACATCCTGAGCGGCGGCACCGCCGAGACCGAACGGATGAACGGCGTGAACGTCTACACCTGGGGAGGCAAGCGCGTCGTCGGTCTGTCGGGCCACGTCGTCGGCGTCGACTTCCCGGCGGAGTACTCGGACTGGCGCGACGTCGAACCCGTCGAACTCATCGACGCGAGCGTCGAGAAGCGGCCCACGCAGGAGAACATCGTCCGCGCGCTCAGACGACTCGCACGGAAGGCGGGGAGTGTCGTGATCGCGACCGACTACGACCGCGAGGGCGAACTCATCGGCAAGGAGGCGTACGAACTCGTCCGCGAGGTGAACGAGGACGTTCCCGTGAGCCGGGTCCGCTTCTCCTCCATCACCGACCGGGAGGTGACGGAGGCGTTCGCGAACCCCGACAGCCTCGACTTCGACCTCGCCGCCGCGGGCGAGGCGAGACAGATCGTCGACCTCATGTGGGGGGCGGCGCTGACGCGCTTCCTCTCGCTGTCGGCGCGTCAACTGGGCGAGGACTTCATCTCCGTCGGCCGGGTGCAGGGTCCGACGCTGAAGCTCATCGTCGACCGCGAGCGCGAAATCGACGCGTTCGACCCCGAGGACTACTGGGAACTGTACGCCGACCTCACGACCGCGGGCGGAGCGGACGAGGCAGAAGAGAAGTTCGAGGCGCAGTACTTCTACATCGACGACGACGGCACCGAAGCCGAGCGGGTCTGGGACCAGACCCAGGCGGAGACGGCGCACATGGCGCTCGCGTCCGCACAGTCGGCCACCGTCACGGACGTCAGGCGACGGACCCGGACGGACACGCCCCCGGCGCCGTTCAACACCACGCAGTTCATTCGCGCCGCGGGGAGCATCGGCTACTCCGCTCAGCGCGCGATGAGCATCGCCGAGGACCTCTACACCGCCGGGTACATCACCTACCCGCGGACGGACAACACGGTCTACCCCGAGGACCTCGACCCGCGCGAGTTGCTGGAGGCCTTCTCCGGTTCGACGTTCGCCGACGACGCGGAGTCGCTGCTCGACCAAGAGGAGATCGAACCGACCGCAGGCGACGAGGAGACGACGGACCACCCGCCCATCCACCCCACCGGCGAACTCCCCTCGCCGTCGGCGCTCTCCGACGACGAGTGGGAGGTGTACGAACTCGTCGTGCGGCGCTTCTTCGCGACGGTGGCGCCGCCGGCGACCTGGGAACACCTCCGGGTCGTCGCCGAGGTCGGCGGCGAGTCGCTGAAGGCCAACGGGAAGCGACTCCTCGAACCGGGCTACCACGCCGTCTACCCGTACTACAACTCCTCGGAGAACATCGTCCCGGACGTCGAAGAGGGGGAGGAACTGGCGGTGTCGAACCTCAGGCTGGAGGAGAAACAGACCCAGCCGCCGAGGAGATACGGCCAGTCGCGGCTCATCGAGACGATGGAGCAGATGGGTATCGGGACCAAGGCGACCCGTCACGACGTCATCCAAAAGCTGTACGACCGCGGCTACATCGAGAGCGACCCGCCGCGACCCACGCGGCTGGCACGGGCTGTCGTCGAGGCGAGCGAGGAGTTCGCCGACCTCATCGTGTCGGAGGAGATGACCGCCCAACTCGAACAGGACATGGCCGCCATCGCCGAGGGGAAGGCGACGCTCGACGACGTGACCGAGGAGTCCCGCGAGTACCTCAGACACGTCTTCGAGGGACTGATGGAGAACCGCGAGGCGCTGGGCGACCACCTCCAGAAGTCGATGAAGGCCGACAAGACGCTCGGTCCCTGCCCCGAGTGCGGCGACGACCTCCTGGTCCGAAAATCGCGACACGGCTCGTACTTCGTCGGCTGCAACGGCTACCCCGACTGCACGTACACCCTCCCGCTTCCCTCGACGGGGCGACCGCTCATCTTAGAGGAGACGTGCGAGGAACACGGCCTCCGCGAGGTGAAGATGCTCGCCGGGCGGAAGACGTTCGTCCACGGCTGTCCGCAGTGCAAGGCCGACGCCGCCGAGGAGGAGGAGGACCTCGTCATCGGGGCGTGTCCCGAGTGTGGGGAGAGCGCGGCGTCGGAGACGCCGCGGGACGGAGACGGAGACGGTGAAACCGTCGACGGAGAACACGGAGGCGAACTGGCCATCAAGCGCCTCCGCAACGGTTCGCGGCTCGTCGGCTGTACGCGGTACCCCGACTGCGAGTACTCGCTGCCGCTACCCCGGAGAGGCGACGTCGAGGTGACCGACGACCGCTGTGAGGAACACGACCTCCCCGAACTCCACATCGTCTACCCCGACTCCGACCGGGAACCGTGGGAACTCGGCTGTCCCATCTGCAACTACCGGGAGTACCAGGCGCGGCAGAACGGCTCCGAACTGGAGACCATCGAGGGAATCGGCGAGAAGACGGCCGAGAAGTTGAAGATGGCCGAGATAACCGACGTGGAGTCGCTGAAGAACGCCGACCCCGACGAGATAGCGGCGAGAGTCGACGGCGTCGGCGCCGAGAGAGTCCGGCAGTGGCAGGCGAAGGCGGACTGA
- a CDS encoding minichromosome maintenance protein MCM produces the protein MQSEADLRAAWERYWDAYDADERQARRVRAVATDYPVKRGLVVSYPDLLDAGASERELRTRPDRTLGMGVETFASHVRGLDLDDVWERSFDVLILHVDDLPGGFKPFDSNLMAHLNELVQLEVTFDAAPERISDLMEAAFVCTSGHVTRLHQPGRRRRDIGHCPTCGDPVYLEERESLFAEIRRVSVSGDGFDGLTGILGGRRWKGVSIEEDDTATVNAVPRADFREDSTHGSAYLDLLHVEVEADLPF, from the coding sequence ATGCAGTCCGAAGCCGACCTGCGTGCGGCCTGGGAGCGCTACTGGGACGCCTACGACGCGGACGAGCGACAGGCGCGGCGCGTGCGGGCCGTCGCGACCGACTACCCGGTAAAGCGCGGTCTCGTGGTCTCGTATCCGGACCTGCTCGACGCCGGCGCGAGCGAGCGCGAACTCCGGACGCGACCCGACCGGACGCTCGGGATGGGCGTCGAGACGTTCGCCTCGCACGTCCGCGGCCTCGACCTCGACGACGTCTGGGAGCGGTCGTTCGACGTGCTCATCCTCCACGTCGACGACCTCCCCGGCGGGTTCAAGCCGTTCGACTCGAACCTCATGGCGCACCTGAACGAACTCGTCCAGCTAGAGGTGACGTTCGACGCCGCCCCCGAGCGCATCTCCGATCTGATGGAGGCGGCGTTCGTCTGCACGTCCGGGCACGTCACGCGACTCCACCAACCGGGTCGCCGCCGGCGGGACATCGGCCACTGTCCGACGTGTGGCGACCCCGTCTACCTCGAAGAGCGTGAGAGCCTCTTCGCCGAGATTCGGCGGGTCTCGGTGAGCGGCGACGGGTTCGACGGCCTCACCGGTATTCTGGGCGGCCGCCGGTGGAAGGGCGTCTCCATCGAGGAGGACGATACGGCGACCGTGAACGCCGTCCCGCGGGCGGACTTCCGCGAGGACTCCACGCACGGGTCGGCGTACCTCGACCTCTTGCACGTCGAGGTCGAGGCCGACCTGCCGTTCTGA